AGGTCAAATTTTGATATTCCTAATATACCAAGTGATCCAAACATTCGCGAAATCAATTTGGACGTGGCAGACCTTACCAATCAAATTTACATGCAGACGGTTTTACAGGAAGAATTTGCAGTTACATTAGGCTTGGAGCATAAACTTTTAAGATATAGTACCCGTACCATAAATCAATTGGTCAATAATGATGAGGACGATTTTGTTCCCATAGATTCTGATCGTACTTTTTTTGATAATTCAAATTATTTCAGCGCTTACGGAAAGATAACGTTGGATACCTATAATGACAAATACTTTCCTACGAAAGGTCTTCTCTTTGACAGTGATTTCCATTTTTATTTACTTTCCTCGGATTTCAATGAAAATTTTAAGGAATTTTCAGTAGGTAAGGCCAGACTTGGTACTGCATTCAATCTTTTTGACAAAGTAAGCCTTAACCTAGAGGCTGAAGGAGGTTTTAAGCTGGGAACTTCCAATGTTACTTCTTTTGATTTTGTTCTGGGAGGGTACGGAAATGATTTTGTAAATAATTTCATTCCCTTTTTTGGGTACGACTTTTTAAGTCTACCAGGAAACAGTTTCGTAAAAGCTTATGGCAGGTTGGATTATAACTTTGCTCCCAAAAACCATTTTATGTTTTCTGCAAATTTTGCAAATGTGGATGATGACTTGTTCCGAACAGGGGAATGGTTCTCTGAACCAACTTTTTCAGGATACGGAATAGGGTATGGTTATGAATCTTTTTTAGGACCGGTCCAAATATTTTATTCATGGACTCCAGAGATGGACAATAGCAATGTATTCATAAGTGTTGGATATTGGTTTTGAAACAGCTCTAGTTGTTACTTTTCTTACATAGCGCTTTTGAGCCTGTTTTTAGCAAACCCTTTAAAAAAAGGATTTAGCACATTGAAAACTAGGGAAAACCATAAAAAAATTAGGATTTTTTCTTAATGCAATACTAATTATTTCTTGGATTTTCGCCAAAAATAGAAAAGGATAGTTAAAGTCCGTTAAAAACTTATTTTCCTACAAAAGCTTGATGTATCTTTATAAAACATAAGGGGTGGTTCCCTTATAACTTTAAGTATTGGTTTTTCATAATTTAAAGTTTGGTTGGTTATTTAGGAAAAGCCCAGTTTTGAAACTGGGCTTTTTTTTTATACTATTTTGGAACAAGTTTTGTTTATGTAAATGTAAACTCACTTTGCTGGAAGAGTGATTTTAGTAATTTTATCAAAACATTACAGTTTATGAAAAAGATAGCTATACTTTTTTCCTTAATGTTTGCAATGCATGCAACAGCGCAAAATGTACGTCCTGCATACAAAGCTGGGGAATGGCTTAAATTTCGTATTCATTACGGATTCTTAAATGCAAGCTATGCTACCTTAAACTTGACCAACGATAGTATAGACGATATCCCCGTATACCATGTTGTAGGTAGAGGCAAGACTACAGGGTTTGCAAGTATTTTTTTTAAGGTTGACAACACGTTCGAAAGTTATTTTGGAAGAAAAGATGGGAAGCCGTATCGTTTTATAAGAAAAACTAATGAAGGCGGATATACAAAAGACATAGAAATTGACTTTTTCTACAACGAGGACAAGGCAATTTTGAAAGATAACAAAAATGGTAAAGAATTTAACTTCTCTGTAAACGATGATATTCAGGATTTAATATCAGCTTCTTATTATTTACGAAACAGGTATAGTCTAGATGAATTTGAAGTTGGTAAATCGATAAATATGGATATGCTGTTTGACGATGATGGGGTTTACAAATTCAAACTGAAATTTTTGGGAAAAGAAATCATTCGTACCAAGTTTGGGAAAGTAGAATGTCTTAAATTTAGACCCATTGTTCAATCAGGTCGCGTTTTTAAGGAAAAAGAAAGTCTCACCTTGTGGGTTTCAAACGATTTGAACAAAATTCCGATCAGAATAAAGGCCGATTTGGCCGTAGGATCGCTAAAAGCTGATTTAGATGGATACAATGGCCTCAAAAACCAGTTTAAAATAATAATGAAATAGTTTAATGAAGCATGATGAGCGAATT
The nucleotide sequence above comes from Flagellimonas sp. HMM57. Encoded proteins:
- a CDS encoding DUF3108 domain-containing protein; the protein is MKKIAILFSLMFAMHATAQNVRPAYKAGEWLKFRIHYGFLNASYATLNLTNDSIDDIPVYHVVGRGKTTGFASIFFKVDNTFESYFGRKDGKPYRFIRKTNEGGYTKDIEIDFFYNEDKAILKDNKNGKEFNFSVNDDIQDLISASYYLRNRYSLDEFEVGKSINMDMLFDDDGVYKFKLKFLGKEIIRTKFGKVECLKFRPIVQSGRVFKEKESLTLWVSNDLNKIPIRIKADLAVGSLKADLDGYNGLKNQFKIIMK